A region of Toxotes jaculatrix isolate fToxJac2 chromosome 23, fToxJac2.pri, whole genome shotgun sequence DNA encodes the following proteins:
- the zgc:85858 gene encoding stress-associated endoplasmic reticulum protein 1 — MSAVQRMKVANERHSKTITQRGHVQKTSRPVNDDKSPVGPWLLALFVFVVCGSAIFQIIQSIRQGM, encoded by the exons ATGTCGGCGGTGCAGCGGATGAAAGTGGCCAACGAGCGGCACAGCAAGACGATCACACAGCGGGGACACGTCCAGAAGACATCG cGGCCTGTGAACGATGATAAGTCTCCGGTGGGTCCGTGGCTACTCGCCCTGTTCGTCTTTGTGGTTTGTGGATCAG CCATCTTCCAGATCATCCAGAGCATCAGGCAGGGCATgtga
- the si:ch73-265d7.2 gene encoding C-type natriuretic peptide 2: MASSSSSFVPLLLLFLTVAVESRPSPQRNDRQVLHSLFGSRLSSLILATPTSDDVTEGSAGRPAPSSSSPSVGLAVSRSVVRGLAGKQGAAPRFFLDFLRRQAKMSRRSRKSMVGGRGCFGMKMDRIGSISGLGC; the protein is encoded by the exons ATggcttcttcatcctcctctttcgttcctctcctcctcctcttcctcactgtcgCCGTGGAGTCGAGACCTTCACCTCAGCGGAACGACAGACAG GTGTTACACTCTCTGTTCGGCTctcgtctctcttctctcatatTGGCCACGCCTACGTCCGATGATGTCACAGAGGGTTCTGCCGGACGCCCcgccccttcctcctcctctccctctgtagGATTGGCGGTGAGTCGCAGTGTTGTGAGGGGATTGGCGGGAAAACAGGGGGCGGCCCCTCGGTTCTTCCTTGACTTCCTACGGCGACAGGCCAAGATGAGTAGGCGGAGCCGGAAGTCGATggtgggaggaagaggatgctTCGGGATGAAGATGGACCGCATCGGCTCCATCAGTGGGCTGGGCTGTTAG
- the eno3 gene encoding beta-enolase, translated as MSITKIHAREILDSRGNPTVEVDLWTAKGLFRAAVPSGASTGVHEALELRDGDKSRYLGKGTVKAVDHVNKDIAPKLIEKNFSVVEQEKIDKFMLELDGTENKSKFGANAILGVSLAVCKAGAAEKGVPLYRHIADLAGHKDVILPVPAFNVINGGSHAGNKLAMQEFMILPVGAANFHEAMRIGAEVYHNLKNVIKAKYGKDATNVGDEGGFAPNILENNEALELLKTAIEKAGYPDKIIIGMDVAASEFFRNGKYDLDFKSPDDPSRHISGEKLGDLYRSFIKSYPVQSIEDPFDQDDWEHWAKFTSSVDIQIVGDDLTVTNPKRIQQAVDKKACNCLLLKVNQIGSVTESIQACKLAQSSGWGVMVSHRSGETEDTFISDLVVGLCTGQIKTGAPCRSERLAKYNQLMRIEEELGDKAKFAGRDFRHPKVN; from the exons ATGTCCATCACCAAGATTCACGCTCGGGAGATTCTGGACTCCAGAGGAAACCCCACAGTGGAGGTGGACCTGTGGACAGCCAAGG gtctTTTCAGGGCAGCAGTTCCCAGCGGTGCGTCTACCGGAGTCCACGAGGCCCTGGAGCTCCGTGATGGAGACAAGAGCCGCTACCTGGGCAAAG gtACAGTGAAGGCTGTGGATCATGTCAACAAGGACATCGCCCCCAAACTGATAGAGAAG aACTTCAGTGTTGTTGAGCAGGAGAAGATCGACAAGTTCATGTTGGAATTGGACGGCACTGAGAACAAAT ctAAGTTCGGTGCTAACGCCATCCTGGGCGTGTCTCTGGCCGTCTGCAAGGCTGGAGCAGCGGAGAAGGGGGTTCCTCTGTACCGCCACATCGCCGACCTCGCCGGACACAAAGATGTCATACTCCCCGTTCCT GCCTTTAACGTCATTAACGGAGGAAGCCACGCCGGGAACAAACTGGCCATGCAGGAGTTCATGATTCTGCCGGTCGGTGCCGCCAACTTCCACGAGGCCATGAGGATCGGAGCCGAG gttTACCACAACCTGAAGAATGTGATCAAGGCCAAGTACGGGAAAGATGCCACCAACGTGGGAGACGAGGGAGGCTTCGCCCCCAACATCCTGGAGAACAACGAGG CTCTGGAGCTGCTGAAGACGGCCATCGAGAAGGCCGGATACCCCGACAAGATCATCATTGGTATGGACGTGGCGGCGTCAGAGTTCTTCCGCAACGGGAAATACGACCTGGACTTCAAGTCTCCTGACGACCCGTCCAGACACATCAGCGGGGAGAAGCTGGGAGACCTGTACCGCAGCTTCATCAAGAGTTACCCCG tCCAGTCCATTGAGGATCCATTTGACCAGGATGACTGGGAGCACTGGGCGAAGTTCACCTCCTCAGTAGACAtccag ATTGTAGGAGACGACCTGACGGTGACCAATCCCAAGAGGATCCAGCAGGCGGTGGACAAGAAGGCCTGcaactgtctgctgctgaaagTCAACCAGATCGGCTCAGTGACTGAGTCCATCCAGGC GTGTAAGCTGGCTCAGAGCAGTGGTTGGGGTGTGATGGTCAGCCATCGCTCCGGAGAGACTGAGGACACCTTCATCTCTGACCTGGTGGTCGGACTCTGCACCggacag atTAAGACTGGTGCCCCCTGCAGGTCGGAGCGTCTGGCCAAATACAACCAGCTGATGAG gATCGAGGAGGAGCTCGGAGACAAGGCCAAGTTCGCCGGCAGAGACTTCCGCCACCCAAAGGTCAACTGA
- the pfn1 gene encoding profilin-1: protein MSWDSYLDTLKTVDTNTGTVPVEEAAICGMGSGSESVWASTPGLRGIKPEEIKRLAGRRDDFGQSGPFIAGIKCRMIRDNMDDDKMYSLDLKTAKDAEGNTYNVCVGKSKQALIIAKGTKDATGGQLAAKVFTVVKYLREANY from the exons ATGTCGTGGGACTCATACCTTGATACCCTGAAGACAGTGGACACCAACACCGGGACCGTCCCAGTTGAGGAGGCAGCGATCTGCGGGATGGGTTCAGggagtgagagtgtgtgggCCAGCACACCCGGCCTGAGGGGCATCAag CCAGAGGAAATTAAGAGGTTGGCCGGTAGGAGGGATGATTTCGGCCAGAGCGGCCCGTTCATCGCGGGAATAAAGTGCAGGATGATCCGAGATAACATGGATGATGACAAGATGTACAGCCTGGACTTAAAGACTGCAAAAGATGCTGAAGGCAACACCTACAACGTGTGTGTCGGCAAGAGCAAACAAG CTCTAATCATCGCTAAAGGAACAAAAGACGCCACCGGCGGGCAGCTCGCCGCAAAGGTGTTCACTGTCGTCAAGTACCTGCGAGAGGCCAATTATTAA
- the slc25a11 gene encoding mitochondrial 2-oxoglutarate/malate carrier protein, protein MAEAKPKTSPKAIKFLFGGLAGMGATVFVQPLDLVKNRMQLSGQGTKAREYKTSFHALFSILRNEGVRGIYTGLSAGLLRQATYTTTRLGIYTILFEKMTGADGRPPNFFLKALIGMTAGATGAFVGTPAEVALIRMTADGRLPPDQRRGYTNVFNALARISREEGVSTLWRGCVPTMARAVVVNAAQLASYSQSKQALLDSGYFRDDILCHFCASMISGLVTTAASMPVDIVKTRIQNMRMIDGKPEYKNGLEVLMRVVGKEGFFSLWKGFTPYYARLGPHTVLTFIFLEQMNRLYKTYVLDR, encoded by the exons ATGGCGGAGGCAAAGCCCAAGACCTCTCCGAAGGCCATCAAGTTTCTGTTCGGAGGCTTGGCCGG GATGGGTGCGACAGTCTTTGTGCAGCCGTTGGATCTGGTGAAGAACAGGATGCAGCTGAGCGGTCAGGGGACGAAGGCTCGGGAATATAAAACCAGCTTCCACGCTCTGTTCTCCATCCTGAGGAACGAGGGCGTCCGAGGCATCTACACCGG TCTGTCAGCAGGTTTGCTGCGTCAGGCGACCTACACGACGACTCGTCTGGGAATCTACACCATCCTGTTTGAGAAGATGACCGGAGCCGACGGACGGCCGCCGAACTTCTTCCTCAAG GCTCTGATCGGTATGACAGCTGGAGCTACAGGAGCTTTTGTGGGGACTCCAGCAGAGGTCGCTCTAATCAGGATGACAGCGGACGGAcg GCTTCCTCCTGACCAGAGGAGAGGTTACACCAACGTCTTTAACGCTCTGGCTCGaatcagcagagaggagggcGTGTCCACGCTGTGGAGG ggtTGTGTTCCGACCATGGCTCGAGCGGTGGTGGTGAACGCGGCTCAGCTGGCCTCCTACTCTCAGTCCAAACAGGCGCTGCTGGACTCAG ggtATTTCAGGGACGATATTCTGTGTCATTTCTGTGCCAGTATGATCAGTGGCCTGGTTACGACCGCAGCCTCCATGCCCGTCGACATCGTAAAGACCAG GATCCAGAACATGAGGATGATCGACGGGAAGCCGGAGTATAAAAACGGTTTG GAGGTGCTGATGCGAGTCGTAGGTAAAGAAGGCTTCTTCTCCCTGTGGAAAGGTTTCACTCCGTACTACGCTCGACTCGGACCTCACACCGTCCTCACCTTCATCTTCCTGGAGCAGATGAACCGCCTCTACAAGACCTACGTCCTCGACCGCTaa
- the LOC121177270 gene encoding putative protein TPRXL, with protein sequence MRSVSPPTSTSGTAGRETQLPSSSSSLSPHLSLQSPELQAEFLQECRNKFQSPSESSVVSSPFSPPPSSSPWSSSSSSSSPSYSSRPARLSLSSPELLSELRESRTRPLRRVPTHNGLTTVFSGRGGRGGRQASGPALSTGAANQMTSH encoded by the exons ATGAGGTCTGTGTCTCCGCCTACGTCCACCTCGGGGACAGCAGGACGAGAAACTCAGCTCCCGTCCTCTTCAtcgtctctgtctcctcatctGTCTCTGCAAAGTCCAGAGCTGCAAGCCGAGTTTCTCCAAG agTGTCGGAACAAATTTCAGTCTCCTAGTGAATCCAGTGTGGTCTCCTCCCCCTTTagtccccctccctcctcctctccatggagctcctcgtcctcctcgtcctctcccTCCTACAGCAGCAGACCAG CTCGTCTGTCCCTGTCCAGCCCCGAGCTCCTTTCAGAGCTGAGGGAGTCCAGGACCCGCCCCCTTCGACGTGTCCCCACCCACAACGGACTGACCACCGTCTTCTCTGGACggggaggacgaggaggacgacag GCCTCTGGTCCCGCCCTCTCCACAggagcagccaatcagatgacTTCACACTGA
- the znhit1 gene encoding zinc finger HIT domain-containing protein 1 isoform X1: protein MVLEKKGSARVEAGQRRVLDEATRQRRLTRQLEALEKDNFQDDPLSSLPPPGPTARLPAFSETEEPVCLRRLRLSLRPEKKKRKTRGDHFKQRFRKNFTTLLEEENLSEKPEPNYLSAAAPPSSLPPRHFCCVCGFPSHYTCTTCGGRYCCSRCLCTHRETRCLKWTL from the exons ATGGTGCTGGAGAAGAAAGGATCCG ctcgGGTGGAGGCTGGTCAGCGCAGAGTCTTGGATGAAGCCACCAGACAGAGGAGGTTGACTCGACAGCTGGAGGCTCTGGAGAAAGACAACTTCCag GACgaccctctgtcctccctccctccaccaggTCCGACCGCCCGTCTTCCTGCCTTCAGTGAGACAGAAGAACCAG TGTGTCTCCGTCGTCTTCGTCTGTCTCTGCgtccagagaagaagaagaggaagacgaGGGGCGACCACTTCAAACAGCGTTTCAGGAAAAACTTCACCaccctgctggaggaggag AACCTGTCCGAGAAGCCGGAGCCCAACTACCTGTCAGCGGCGGCCCCTCCCTCATCGCTGCCCCCCCGTCACTTCTGCTGCGTCTGTGGTTTCCCCTCTCACTACACCTGCACCACCTGCGGGGGACGCTACTGCTGCAGCAggtgtctgtgcacacacagagagaccaG gtgtttgaAGTGGACGCTATAA
- the znhit1 gene encoding zinc finger HIT domain-containing protein 1 isoform X2, whose product MVLEKKGSARVEAGQRRVLDEATRQRRLTRQLEALEKDNFQDDPLSSLPPPGPTARLPAFSETEEPEKKKRKTRGDHFKQRFRKNFTTLLEEENLSEKPEPNYLSAAAPPSSLPPRHFCCVCGFPSHYTCTTCGGRYCCSRCLCTHRETRCLKWTL is encoded by the exons ATGGTGCTGGAGAAGAAAGGATCCG ctcgGGTGGAGGCTGGTCAGCGCAGAGTCTTGGATGAAGCCACCAGACAGAGGAGGTTGACTCGACAGCTGGAGGCTCTGGAGAAAGACAACTTCCag GACgaccctctgtcctccctccctccaccaggTCCGACCGCCCGTCTTCCTGCCTTCAGTGAGACAGAAGAACCAG agaagaagaagaggaagacgaGGGGCGACCACTTCAAACAGCGTTTCAGGAAAAACTTCACCaccctgctggaggaggag AACCTGTCCGAGAAGCCGGAGCCCAACTACCTGTCAGCGGCGGCCCCTCCCTCATCGCTGCCCCCCCGTCACTTCTGCTGCGTCTGTGGTTTCCCCTCTCACTACACCTGCACCACCTGCGGGGGACGCTACTGCTGCAGCAggtgtctgtgcacacacagagagaccaG gtgtttgaAGTGGACGCTATAA